One region of candidate division WOR-1 bacterium RIFOXYB2_FULL_36_35 genomic DNA includes:
- a CDS encoding protein-export membrane protein SecD has translation MKNINQFRSLIILFVVAASVFVIYSMPINLGLDLQGGTRLVFVGQSTEKVEVNDDSMDGVVAVIRNRIDSVGVSEPVIQRKGKDQVIVELPGVKDPDRAIKIIGDTALLEFIEAEWAPAGGDVLTPEKVKEYYGSSARLGSVDHTENGKVVSSQPIILKDTAITGSDLKAVYPQVDEYGNPSVGFELNSEGASVFARLTTRHVKKPIAILLDKKIISAPNVNTPITEGKGIITGNFSAEEVRDMVVKLKAGSLPIPIKIGETRIVGPTLGRDSIEKSRFAGIIGFLFIVLFMVFYYRLPGFIAILSLIIYIFVTLALLSLIRTTLTLPGIAGFLLSLGMAVDANIIIFERLKEELRSGKKIKSALDASFDRALSTIVDSNVTTIVAAATLFFIGTGTIKGFAVTLSVGILASMFTAITLTKMMLNMLIDSGVVSDPNTKLVYK, from the coding sequence ATGAAAAACATTAATCAATTCCGTTCACTCATTATTCTTTTTGTTGTGGCGGCTTCGGTGTTTGTTATTTACAGTATGCCAATTAACCTTGGCCTTGATCTTCAGGGAGGGACTCGACTTGTATTTGTAGGTCAAAGCACAGAAAAAGTTGAAGTTAATGATGATTCAATGGATGGCGTTGTTGCTGTTATAAGAAATAGGATAGATTCTGTAGGGGTTTCTGAACCGGTAATTCAGCGCAAAGGGAAAGATCAAGTTATTGTTGAATTGCCTGGGGTTAAAGATCCTGACAGGGCGATAAAAATTATCGGAGATACAGCCCTTTTGGAATTTATTGAGGCCGAGTGGGCGCCTGCGGGAGGAGATGTTCTTACGCCTGAAAAAGTTAAAGAATATTATGGTTCCTCAGCTCGCTTAGGTTCAGTAGATCATACTGAAAATGGCAAGGTGGTTAGCAGCCAGCCTATAATTTTAAAAGATACAGCGATTACAGGTAGTGATCTTAAAGCGGTATATCCTCAGGTTGATGAATATGGTAATCCTTCTGTAGGGTTTGAGCTTAACTCTGAAGGAGCATCTGTTTTTGCAAGGCTTACAACCAGGCATGTTAAGAAACCCATTGCGATTTTGTTGGATAAAAAAATAATTTCTGCGCCAAATGTTAATACCCCTATAACAGAGGGAAAAGGGATAATAACTGGAAACTTTTCCGCGGAGGAAGTTAGAGATATGGTGGTTAAGCTTAAAGCCGGTTCTTTGCCTATTCCTATAAAAATAGGGGAGACTAGGATTGTTGGGCCTACTTTGGGCCGTGATTCTATAGAAAAAAGTAGGTTTGCCGGAATTATAGGATTTCTGTTTATAGTGTTATTTATGGTTTTTTATTATCGCTTGCCCGGATTTATCGCCATCCTTTCTCTTATTATTTATATTTTTGTTACTTTGGCGTTATTGTCTTTAATCCGAACAACTTTGACTCTTCCCGGGATTGCCGGATTTTTGCTCTCTCTTGGAATGGCTGTTGATGCTAATATTATTATTTTTGAAAGATTAAAAGAGGAATTAAGGTCCGGCAAAAAGATTAAATCAGCTCTTGACGCATCATTTGACAGAGCTTTATCTACTATTGTGGATTCAAACGTAACAACCATTGTTGCTGCCGCAACCTTGTTTTTTATAGGGACAGGAACCATCAAAGGATTTGCGGTGACTTTGTCAGTGGGTATTTTGGCTTCAATGTTTACTGCGATAACATTGACAAAGATGATGCTTAATATGTTGATAGACAGTGGAGTTGTTTCTGACCCGAATACTAAATTGGTGTATAAATGA
- a CDS encoding protein-export membrane protein SecF, with the protein MNFNIIKKTKLWFSLSLILIIVGWGGLVFNSVYRGSPMNFGIDFTGGTLINLHFTSEEITQNNPVDISKVRKVLNSFNLGEAVIQRSGYQDVFIRTLPLETEMRQKIVDDLNESCGGVELLEVDTVGPVIGAELRSQAFWALILASIGILIYVSFRFEFIYAVAALVALIHDAFITIGIMGLLWRNIDISFVAAILTILGYSINDTIVIFDRIRENMKKPGARKIPFAEVVNKSIWETMARSINTVLTVLVIVLSLLFFGGATLREFCLTLLIGFIAGTYSSVFIASPMLVALNKKEK; encoded by the coding sequence ATGAATTTTAATATAATAAAAAAAACAAAACTTTGGTTTTCCCTTTCATTAATACTTATAATTGTTGGATGGGGAGGGCTTGTTTTTAATTCTGTATATCGTGGCAGCCCTATGAATTTTGGAATAGATTTTACGGGTGGGACGCTTATTAATCTTCACTTTACTTCAGAAGAAATTACTCAGAATAACCCGGTTGATATTTCTAAAGTGAGAAAGGTTCTCAACAGTTTTAATCTTGGGGAGGCGGTTATTCAAAGATCGGGATATCAGGATGTATTTATTAGAACATTACCTCTTGAAACAGAAATGAGACAGAAGATAGTCGATGATTTGAATGAATCGTGTGGAGGGGTGGAACTTCTCGAGGTTGATACTGTAGGGCCTGTGATCGGAGCCGAATTGCGAAGCCAGGCTTTTTGGGCTTTAATTTTAGCTTCTATCGGTATATTAATTTATGTCTCTTTTCGTTTTGAATTTATATATGCGGTTGCTGCCCTTGTGGCCCTTATCCATGATGCTTTTATTACTATCGGAATAATGGGACTTTTATGGCGTAATATAGATATCTCTTTTGTTGCTGCAATTCTTACAATACTTGGGTATTCAATTAATGACACTATAGTTATATTTGACAGGATTCGTGAAAATATGAAGAAGCCCGGAGCCAGAAAGATTCCATTTGCAGAGGTTGTAAACAAAAGTATTTGGGAGACCATGGCCCGATCTATCAATACAGTATTAACAGTGTTAGTTATTGTTCTTTCTCTGCTGTTCTTTGGTGGGGCAACTCTGAGGGAGTTTTGTTTGACTTTATTGATTGGTTTTATTGCTGGGACATACTCTTCTGTTTTTATAGCTTCTCCTATGCTTGTCGCCTTGAATAAAAAAGAAAAATAA